TGAGATTCAATAATCAAGGAGTGATAACGCATTACTTCGATATCTTCATTGAATGGTGCAAATAAACCACGCTTCTCGTACTCCAACATACTGATTTTGCCGTGCATTATATTTTTGGCACGGCTTACCGTTGCCCCAAATGCTTCGCCGATTGCTTGATGACCTAAGCAAATACCTAAAATCGGGAATTCTTTATATAACGTTTGAATCATGTCAACAACAATGCCCGCCTCTTTTGGTTCGCCTGGTCCTGGTGAAATGACGATGGCTTTTGGATTTAACGCGCGAATTTCTTCGACCGTTAGTGCATCATTACGCACGACCTTTATGTCCTCATACACTTTAGCTAGTTGATGATACAAATTATAGGTGAATGAATCGTAGTTATCGATAAGTAAAATCATTTGCGCACCTCCAGTAAGGCTTTTGCTTTATTTAATGTTTCCTCATATTCTGACTCTGGCACGGAATCGTAGACAATACCTGCACCCGCTTGCACATACGCCTTGCCGTCTTTGACAATCATCGTACGAATTGCCAGCGCTAAATCCATATTGCCTGACACCGATACATAACCAATTGCCCCAGCGTAGATACCACGCTTACGTTGTTCGAGTGTGTTTATAATTTGCATTGCACGAATCTTTGGTGCACCTGATACCGTGCCTGCTGGAAGACTTGCTGCTAATACATCCACTAAATGCGCATCGTCACGTAATTGTCCAATGACTTCTGAAACGATATGCATCACATATTTATATTTTTCGATTTGCATATATTTTGTCACTTCAACCGTGCCAATTTTTGAAACGCGGCCTACATCATTACGTCCAAGATCAACGAGCATTTTGTGCTCCGCGATTTCCTTTGCATCATGCAGGAGCATTTGTGCAATCGCTTCGTCTTCTTGCGCAGTTTTCCCGCGCGGCTTAGTGCCAGCAATTGGATTCGTTGTAACAATACCATTTTGAACCTTTACTAAGCTTTCAGGCGATGTCCCTAACAATGTATACGGTCCGAAATCCATATAAAACATATACGGCGAAGGATTTGTCGTGCGTAGTTTGCGATATAGCGAAAACGGATTTTCATTAAACTTCGCTTCAAATGTTTGTGATAACACAACTTGGAAAATATCACCACGGCGAATATGCTCCTTTGCCGTTTCAACCATTTCGATAAAACGCTCTTTTTTGATTGTTGGTGTGAATTGAACATCCCCCACCGCGACTTCCAGATGGATCACATTTTGTGTGATTTGTTTTTCAATTTTTTCAACAGCTTCCAGCATCTCTTGTTCCGAACGCCCTTGCTGTAATAAATCAATCACGACAATGGAAACTTGCTGCTGTAAATGATCGATGATGATGAACTGATCATAAAAAAATACGTGTACATCTGGCATGTCATATACATCACCAACAATTTCACCAATGCTTTCAAAGTGAAAAGCCGTTTCATAACCAAAATAACCAATTGCGCCCCCAAAAAAGGCAAATGGATAAGGCTCTTTACGAATTGGTAGAAGTTCCTTTAACATCGTTAATACGGGCTTATGTACCGTTTGTTGCACATCTCGCTGAAACTGATACACGCTCGTTTCACCATCGCCCTTTAATTCACCTATCGGATTAAGTGCGATAAAGGAATAGCGTCCGCTATCTTTAAATTTTGCATTCGATTCAAATAATACTTTTTGCTGTCCTTGTAATGCTTCATAAATTGCAATCGGCGTTAATGTATCGCCGTTGATTTGCTTTAACACATAATCTTTTGTTTCTACTGTCATTGCTCTTCTCTCCTCATCTCAACCTTTTGTGGACACAAAAAGGCCCTCTCGTACGTAAAGGACGAAAGAGCCGTGGTGCCACCTTTATTGACTAATTAATTTTATATTAGTCCACTTCATACTCGTAACGTGAGTCTACGGCATGGCATTTCCTCCGCGCAGCTAGAAAGTCCAATTCATAACGCATGTTTACTAACTTACACCACCCGTTAGCTCTCTTAAAAACAATGCCCTATTACTCTTTTTCATCATCGCTTTTCTATTACGTTTCATTGTATACTGTTTGTATTATTTTTTCAAACTATTTTAAATTAACTGTAAATATAAAATTGACCATGTGATTTCGCATAGTACAAACTTGCATCTGCATGGGCCGTTAATCCTGCATAATGTCGTTCCTCATCCGGAAGTTGTGAAGAATGGATAAACCCAAAATGAATCGGCACTTCTATATTTCCAATAGTAGAATGGACTATGACCGATTGCAATTGTTCTTCTAGCTTCATTAATAGTTGAAAAAACTTCTCTTCCGAAATATGCTGGATAATCGCTTCTCCTTCATTTTTCGAACGAACAATCACTTCCGACTCATAGTCAAATATGCTTTTATAAATCGTTTCAAACAACGTAAATAACAACTGATCTAAAAATAACTGACCAAATAATTCCTCTAATTGTTCGATGCCTAAGCTCCAGTGCAGACAATACATATCTAAATCATTTTGAAACGCTTGTTCCACATGCTGCTCAATCACCGATTGGGATATCACATTCGGATATTTCACAGATACAACCGGTAAGTCATCTACAAAAAAGAACTCCGAACCAATACTACGCAAATTTTTCGTCGGCACGGGCTTGGCTTCATGTTCTACAAGTAATGCATTCAATTCCTCATAATAAGAGAAACGACTGCCTAATTGAAAACGCTCCACACAATACTTCACAATATTCAAATGGATAATCGATGCTTGTTTGTAGTAATAGGTATAAACACGTTCTAAAAGCATGATACCTTCTGGGTTGCCACGATATAGCCCTAAAAATGCCTCAACAAGTTCAAGGTTCGCACGATAATGCGTTGAATCGTTCATCAAGTTTACAAATTCCTGTTTGGCAGTTAAAAAAGATTCTTCTTGTTTCATCGTTGCATAATAAAATAGCATCCCCATATAGGAACGAATAATCGTCTTTTTCGGATTTACTATCTTCCCTTTATAATAATGTGCTAAGTTCATCGCAATTTGAGCTTTTTCATGCTGCTTTAAAATTAAGAGCTGCGAGGAAATATTCATGAAATTAACAACTATCAGCTCTTCATTATTTAAGTGATGTGCATATTTTATCGATTGTTTTGCAACTTCAATGGACTCCTCATAATTTTTTAAGATGAAATGTAACAAGCTTAATAAATAATAAAACGCCATTTTATTGCGATCTTCACCATAGGTTAAACACAACTTCTCATAATCTCCCATAATTAGAATAAACGAATCGAATTTTCCAATTTCAAAATAAGAAGATGCCATATACTCATAGCAGTAAAGTGCATCATGGTATCTTTTCTCTTCTAATGTCATTGGAAGCGTAACCGTACCTAGCTTTATGACCTCATCGTATTTTAATTGCTCGTATAAATAGCCCAAGTATTTGACTTGATTTGAGATAATCATGTAACAAGGCCACCCCAATCATTAATTAGTCCAAAAACAACTTCATACACATCGGTCGCCTCTTCAATAGCATTTGTGTAGACGTCATCTAATGCTGATTTATATTGCTGATGAATGAAACGCAGCTCTGTTTCGAGTGTCGCTTGTAGTAAAGCAAGCTGCTTTGGATAATCCTCTAACTCTATATATTTTTCGTCATAGTAGGGGCGAATACTTTTTTGATTATATTGTTGAAAGAGTTTAAAGCTTGTATGTACTTCTTCATTTTGTGACATTTTCTCAGAAATGAATTCATTTAACCCCTTATATAAATAGATGGCACATATAAATGCTAATTTTTCATTATCATATACAGCTAATTGAACATAGCGCTTCATTTGTACGTCGTTAATCATTGTCAAAAAATATAAACGATACGGATAAATCATTCTATTTTCAGGGTGATCGATGCGCTCTTTTGGATTCGTAGAAATTAAATACCAAATATCCAGGATTGAAACAGTTCGTTGATAGGTATCACTAACAAACGGTAGGGTAAGCGAAAAAAGATCTAATTGATCCATTAAACGTTGAAATGATGAAAATTTCTCATCCGATATTAAAAAAAGACAATCTTCTTTCATAATTTTCTTATACATTAAATATACCTCCCGTTCAATTCATTAGTATAATTTACATTTTATCACATAAACAAACACCAAAAATACGTCCTTTCGTTCTATAAATACAAAAAAACTCTCATTTTAGCATTTCGTCTAAAATGAGAGTTTTCTACGTTTAGTTATCGCGCTGACAAATCATATCGTAAATATATTTTGCTTGATCGAATTCAGGCTGCAATGTGTACGCTTGCTTTAAGTGATATTTTGCTTTATCGGTATCTGTTGTTGATACAGCATATAATACCCCTAAATTGTAATGTGCATCAGCATTGTTCCAATCTTCTTCGATGACATACTCAAGCTCTGGCTTTGCAAATTCAAACATTTCTAACGTACATAATAAAATCCCATACGCTAAACGAATTTGAATATCTTTTGGTGCAATCTCTGCCGCACGCTGCATGTACGGTAACGCTAATTTGTACTGTTCACCGCGCTCGAAGCATTTTGCTAGCATGTAGTAAGCGTCTGCCCCTTGAATGCCGTGGTCTAAAGACTTTTGATAAAGTTTCGCCGCTTCTGTGTAACGCTCTGCCTCGTAGTAAAGATTCGCTAGGCCATAGTATGCTGTTGCCGCTGTTTCATCAACAACAATTGCTTTTTGGAAGAAACGCTCTGCACGCTCGATATCATTCATCGCAGCAAGTAATGTCCCAAAGTTCACATAGCCTACAGCTTCTTCTGGATTTGCTTCAATTGCTTGTGTGAATGCTTGTGCAGCATCCTCGTAGCGTTTTTCTTGGAAGGCTTTAATGCCGATTTCATTATAATTTGTATCCATAATTTCACCTCTATACAGATTGATAGACGCTCATTTACATGAACGTCTATCTTTTTAACCTACGTAAGTTAGTTTTTCGTTGTTTTTAAATACTTCGTCAATCGTACCGCCACCTAGACATACTTCACCGTCGTATAACACAACTGCTTGACCTGGTGTAATCGCGCGTACCGGCTCAGCAAATTCAATATACGCTGTCCCGTCTTCACGCATTGTTACCGTAACAGGTGAATCCTCTTGACGATAACGGAATTTCGCTGTGCAGCTAAATGTGCCTGTTTTCACTTCACTCGTAAAGCTCATTTTTACTGCTGATAATGCTTCCGAATAGAGTGCATCGTGATGGAAGCCTTGACCAACGATTAAAACGTTACGCGCTAAGTCTTTGCCGATAACAAACCAAGGTTCGCCGTCGCCACCGATTCCTAAACCGTGACGTTGGCCTAATGTATAATACATTAAGCCGTCATGCGTACCCTTCACTTCGCCTTCGAAAGTTTCCATATTCCCGGGTTGTGCCGGTAAGTACTGGCTTAGGAATTCTTTGAAGTTACGCTCACCGATGAAGCAAATCCCTGTGGAATCTTTTTTCTTCGCTGTAGCAAGACCTGCTTCTTCTGCGATTTTACGCACTTCTGGCTTTGGTAAATGCCCAATTGGGAACATCACTTTTTCTAATTGTTGTTCTGTTAATTGATTTAAGAAATACGTTTGGTCTTTATTGTTATCGATGCCGCGTAACATACGAACACCGTCTTCATTGCGGTCAACACGTGCATAGTGACCTGTCGCTAAATAATCCGCGCCAAGTGCCATTGCATGCTCTAAAAACGCCTTGAATTTAATTTCTTTGTTACACATTACATCTGGGTTAGGTGTACGGCCTGCTTTGTATTCTTCTAGGAAGTACGTAAACACTTTATCCCAATATTGTTTTTCGAAGTTCACTGCATAGTAAGGAATACCGATTTGGTTACATACCGCGATTACATCTTCGTAATCTTCTGTTGCTGTACATACGCCAAATTCATCTGTATCATCCCAGTTTTTCATAAAAATCCCGATAACATCGTAGCCTTGCTCTTTCAATAAATATGCGGCTACTGATGAGTCTACGCCACCACTCATCCCAACGACTACTCGAATTTGTGATGGATCTCTTGTTTCTACCATTTACTATTCACCTTTTCTTAGACAAATCGCGTAAAAGGCGCGAAGTCTTTCTTTTAATTTAATTGCCTCGGCATATTTGCGTCTGAAATCCGCCGGAAGTTACGTTAATCGTTTCACAATGACCGCTGTACGCTTACCTGCTTCACGAATTTGCTCATTCGTTAATCCTAACCCAAAACTGAAGCGAATGGAACTACGAAGTTCTGGCGCATTCTCCCCAAACATGGCAACGAGTACATGAGATGGGTCAATTGAGCCTGCAGTACATGCCGAGCCACTTGATACAAGTACGCCCGCCATATCTAAATTAATTAAAAATGATTCGACATCCGTCCCAGCAAATGTAACGTTGAACACATGCGCTAAAACTTCTTGTTGATGGCCATTGATTTTAAATTCAAGACCAGCTTGCTGGAATTCCTCGATTAAGATCATTTTAAATTCATTATACTGGGCTGTTTTCGCTTGTGCATGTTCTGCAGCAAGCTCTGCTGCTTTTGCAAACGCAATGGCTGCTGGTACGTTTTCCGTTCCGGCACGACGTTTTTTCTCCTGAGAGCCACCATGCATAAAGTTCGCTAATTTGACGCCTGTTTTCGCATATAAAAAACCGATGCCTTTAGGGCCGTTAATTTTATGTGCTGACACGCTTAATAAATCGATGTGCATTGCTTCTACATCGATTTGTTTTAAACCAAATGCCTGTACCGCATCTGTATGGAATGTTGCTATGTGGGTTTTTAACAGCTCTCCGATTTGTGCAATCGGCTGAATCGTCCCGACCTCGTTATTCCCGAACATAATCGTTACTAAAATCGTATCATCACGCAATGCTTTTTCTACGTCAGAAACAGCTACGCGCCCTGTTTCATCAACGGGTAAATACGTCACGTCAAAGCCTTCACGCTGTAATTTTTCACAAGCGTGAAGTACGGCATGATGCTCGATTTGTGTTGTAATAATATGCTTGCCTTCTTTTTGTCGCGCATAGGCTGTACCGAAAATCGCCGTATTATCGGCTTCTGTACCGCCACTTGTGAAAATAATTTCTGTTGCTTTCGCGTTAATTTTTTTCGCTAAAGCTGCACGTGCTTCGTCTAATGCTTTACGTGCCTGACGCCCTACTGTATGAATGCTTGATGCGTTACCGCTTTCATCCGCCATTGCACGTGCCATGACTTCAATCACTTCTGGTGCAACAGGAGACGTTGCGGCATGATCAAGATAAATTGTGTTTTGCAAACCGTTCAAACTCCTTTGAATACCGACTAAATGTAGAACATGTAGCCGTCTGTTACTTCATTGCTCGTATATTTTGCTAAGTCTTCGATTGATGTTGTGTCTAATACATTTTTCACCGCGTCACGAATGCGCATCCATAACTCACGCTGAGGTGCTTCTTCATTTTCAATTCCTTCTACTGGCTGAATCGGTCCCTCTAACACACGAATTACGTCAGCTGCAGAAATGTCCGCTGGTTTTGATGCAAGCATATAACCACCATAAGCACCGCGCACACTTTTTACAAGTCCTGCGTTACGAAGTGGTGAAACAAGCTGCTCTAAATATGCTTCTGATAACTCTTTTTCCGCTGCGATTTGGCGTAATGGAATTGGCCCTTCACCGTAGTGCTTTGCTAATTCAATCATAATCGTCAGACCGTAACGTCCCTTAGTTGAAATTTTCATAAGTTACACCTCTATTTTCTAGTCCATTAATAGCTTTATTATAGCACAACTCCTGTTATTCCACTCGGAAATCCTTTATCATTATAAGAAAAGAGCTAAAGCGCCCTTAGGCTTGCACGCGTAAAGACTTTCAAAACGCCTCGAGCAGTTGGTGCTTTAGCCTAGACACTGTAATAACGGTAAAATTGATACTTTTATAAATAAAGGAGTGTTTACATTGCAAAATGAACCGCTCGCATACAAAATGCGACCGAAACAAATAGATGAAATTGTCGGGCAAAAGCATATTCTCGGCTCTGACACACCACTTTATAAAATGATTACAAAAGGACATGTGCCTTCGATGCTTTTGTACGGCCCACCAGGTGTCGGCAAAACCTCGATTGCCAATGCGATTGCTGGTAGTTCGAAGCTACCGTTTTTCGCACTGAATGCCACACATGCTGGGAAAAAAGATATTGAGCAAGTCGTGATGGATGCACGTATGAGCGGGAAAGTAATTTTGTTTTTAGACGAGATCCACCGCTTTAATAAACTCCAGCAAGACACGCTGTTACCACATGTGGAAAACGGATCCATCATACTAATTGGAGCGACAACAGAAAATCCTTTCCACGATGTCAATCCTGCGATTCGCTCTCGTTGTGGGGAGATTTTACAGCTTGAGCGCTTAACGGAAAAAGACGTGTTACAGCTGTTAAAAAAAGCCTTAGCCGATGAAATTCGAGGTTTAGGAAAACTCGCAATACAGGCGACGGACGATCAGCTCGAACGGATAGCGAACGCCGCAAACGGTGATGCTCGAAAAGCACTTACGTTACTCGAATCTGTTTATTATGCGTCCGACGAAGTAGAGAATGTGACGATTTTAAACGATAACGCCATTGATGCATTAGCCAAACGAATTGGCGTATTTGGTGATAAGGGTGGGTCGAATTTTTACAACCTTTTATCTGCTCTGCAAAAATCCGTGCGTGGCTCTGACGTCAATGCTGCGCTTTATTACTTAGCGCATTTACTTGAAAGCGGAGATTTAATTGCCGTGTGTCGTCGTCTGCTTGTGATGGCCTACGAAGATGTGGGCTTAGCAAATCCAGCAGTCGGGGCACATGTACAGGCTGCTACAGAAGCTGCTGTTAAGCTCGGTTTACCAGAAGCGCGCATACCACTTGCAACAGCAGTCGTTGAAATGTGTTTATCGGATAAATCAAACTCTGCTTATAAGGCACTTGATGCTGCCGTTCAAGCAATTCACGAAGGAAAAACCGGTAATATTCCAAATCACTTAAAGGATGCACACTATGCAGGGGCGGTCGAGCTCGGACACGTTGGCTATAAATATCCACATGACTCACCCGTTGGTACATTCGGCGGCTGGGTGAAGCAACAATACTTACCAGATGAACTAATTGGCACTGAATTTTATAAACCTGTTATTGCGGGTGAGGAA
The sequence above is a segment of the Solibacillus sp. FSL H8-0523 genome. Coding sequences within it:
- a CDS encoding aminodeoxychorismate/anthranilate synthase component II, giving the protein MILLIDNYDSFTYNLYHQLAKVYEDIKVVRNDALTVEEIRALNPKAIVISPGPGEPKEAGIVVDMIQTLYKEFPILGICLGHQAIGEAFGATVSRAKNIMHGKISMLEYEKRGLFAPFNEDIEVMRYHSLIIESHTLPAEFEVIAKSMDDGEIMAIQHKAYPLYGLQFHPESIGTETGDRMIQTFLQQVEAHV
- the trpE gene encoding anthranilate synthase component I, whose protein sequence is MTVETKDYVLKQINGDTLTPIAIYEALQGQQKVLFESNAKFKDSGRYSFIALNPIGELKGDGETSVYQFQRDVQQTVHKPVLTMLKELLPIRKEPYPFAFFGGAIGYFGYETAFHFESIGEIVGDVYDMPDVHVFFYDQFIIIDHLQQQVSIVVIDLLQQGRSEQEMLEAVEKIEKQITQNVIHLEVAVGDVQFTPTIKKERFIEMVETAKEHIRRGDIFQVVLSQTFEAKFNENPFSLYRKLRTTNPSPYMFYMDFGPYTLLGTSPESLVKVQNGIVTTNPIAGTKPRGKTAQEDEAIAQMLLHDAKEIAEHKMLVDLGRNDVGRVSKIGTVEVTKYMQIEKYKYVMHIVSEVIGQLRDDAHLVDVLAASLPAGTVSGAPKIRAMQIINTLEQRKRGIYAGAIGYVSVSGNMDLALAIRTMIVKDGKAYVQAGAGIVYDSVPESEYEETLNKAKALLEVRK
- a CDS encoding ATPase, with amino-acid sequence MYKKIMKEDCLFLISDEKFSSFQRLMDQLDLFSLTLPFVSDTYQRTVSILDIWYLISTNPKERIDHPENRMIYPYRLYFLTMINDVQMKRYVQLAVYDNEKLAFICAIYLYKGLNEFISEKMSQNEEVHTSFKLFQQYNQKSIRPYYDEKYIELEDYPKQLALLQATLETELRFIHQQYKSALDDVYTNAIEEATDVYEVVFGLINDWGGLVT
- a CDS encoding tetratricopeptide repeat protein produces the protein MDTNYNEIGIKAFQEKRYEDAAQAFTQAIEANPEEAVGYVNFGTLLAAMNDIERAERFFQKAIVVDETAATAYYGLANLYYEAERYTEAAKLYQKSLDHGIQGADAYYMLAKCFERGEQYKLALPYMQRAAEIAPKDIQIRLAYGILLCTLEMFEFAKPELEYVIEEDWNNADAHYNLGVLYAVSTTDTDKAKYHLKQAYTLQPEFDQAKYIYDMICQRDN
- the mnmA gene encoding tRNA 2-thiouridine(34) synthase MnmA, with the translated sequence MVETRDPSQIRVVVGMSGGVDSSVAAYLLKEQGYDVIGIFMKNWDDTDEFGVCTATEDYEDVIAVCNQIGIPYYAVNFEKQYWDKVFTYFLEEYKAGRTPNPDVMCNKEIKFKAFLEHAMALGADYLATGHYARVDRNEDGVRMLRGIDNNKDQTYFLNQLTEQQLEKVMFPIGHLPKPEVRKIAEEAGLATAKKKDSTGICFIGERNFKEFLSQYLPAQPGNMETFEGEVKGTHDGLMYYTLGQRHGLGIGGDGEPWFVIGKDLARNVLIVGQGFHHDALYSEALSAVKMSFTSEVKTGTFSCTAKFRYRQEDSPVTVTMREDGTAYIEFAEPVRAITPGQAVVLYDGEVCLGGGTIDEVFKNNEKLTYVG
- a CDS encoding cysteine desulfurase family protein; translated protein: MQNTIYLDHAATSPVAPEVIEVMARAMADESGNASSIHTVGRQARKALDEARAALAKKINAKATEIIFTSGGTEADNTAIFGTAYARQKEGKHIITTQIEHHAVLHACEKLQREGFDVTYLPVDETGRVAVSDVEKALRDDTILVTIMFGNNEVGTIQPIAQIGELLKTHIATFHTDAVQAFGLKQIDVEAMHIDLLSVSAHKINGPKGIGFLYAKTGVKLANFMHGGSQEKKRRAGTENVPAAIAFAKAAELAAEHAQAKTAQYNEFKMILIEEFQQAGLEFKINGHQQEVLAHVFNVTFAGTDVESFLINLDMAGVLVSSGSACTAGSIDPSHVLVAMFGENAPELRSSIRFSFGLGLTNEQIREAGKRTAVIVKRLT
- a CDS encoding Rrf2 family transcriptional regulator, with the protein product MKISTKGRYGLTIMIELAKHYGEGPIPLRQIAAEKELSEAYLEQLVSPLRNAGLVKSVRGAYGGYMLASKPADISAADVIRVLEGPIQPVEGIENEEAPQRELWMRIRDAVKNVLDTTSIEDLAKYTSNEVTDGYMFYI
- a CDS encoding replication-associated recombination protein A; translation: MQNEPLAYKMRPKQIDEIVGQKHILGSDTPLYKMITKGHVPSMLLYGPPGVGKTSIANAIAGSSKLPFFALNATHAGKKDIEQVVMDARMSGKVILFLDEIHRFNKLQQDTLLPHVENGSIILIGATTENPFHDVNPAIRSRCGEILQLERLTEKDVLQLLKKALADEIRGLGKLAIQATDDQLERIANAANGDARKALTLLESVYYASDEVENVTILNDNAIDALAKRIGVFGDKGGSNFYNLLSALQKSVRGSDVNAALYYLAHLLESGDLIAVCRRLLVMAYEDVGLANPAVGAHVQAATEAAVKLGLPEARIPLATAVVEMCLSDKSNSAYKALDAAVQAIHEGKTGNIPNHLKDAHYAGAVELGHVGYKYPHDSPVGTFGGWVKQQYLPDELIGTEFYKPVIAGEEKRMAGIYEKLKSFK